The following proteins are encoded in a genomic region of Neurospora crassa OR74A linkage group VI, whole genome shotgun sequence:
- a CDS encoding phosphorylcholine transferase: MSPSLNSSTPQASGKRKRSSAAADSIANSNINTTHLDPVDAAIMNQDQIIQTESRDASAEEGDTTAPESSRTAAGHRKTDSATSSHPPSKRQRPNNDQLSEGPATTDAIEQAQAIDPGEPSDTTEASDHIAERVTRKSSRKATVGQNNGSEDGETGGYPIISKGPAMAPPPIGKLTHPVGYKTNPPPVGRPVRVYADGVFDLFHLGHMRQLEQAKKAFPEVYLLVGVTGDEDTHKRKGLTVLSGKERAETVRHCKWVDEVIEDCPWIVTPEFLEEHKIDYVAHDDIPYGADEGDDIYAPIKAAGKFLVTQRTEGVSTTGIITKIVRDYEKYIARQFKRGASRQELNVSWLKKNELDLKRHIQDLRDNIRSNWATTGQELSKELRQFWPSSRPQSPSPSGFPRLPPQLLAMAQNGGSSADVSNATSPSPLGPASGSAQAGPSNLAPKSPTQAAAQAAGNVNDFITGYTLGLVGGVRSWMSRTRGPSQEDGSRAPSDDDSEEGDKKKSNEKRRSNVPAGSGAASASASTSLAQRRV, encoded by the exons ATGTCACCTTCTCTGAACTCGTCAACGCCTCAGGCTTCTGGGAAACGCAAGCGTAGCTCTGCTGCCGCGGACAGCATCGCAAAttccaacatcaacaccacacaTCTTGACCCCGTCGACGCCGCCATCATGAACCAGGACCAGATCATCCAGACCGAGTCCCGCGACGCCTCGGCTGAAGAGGGCGACACCACCGCACCCGAGTCTTCACGCACTGCCGCTGGCCACAGAAAGACCGACTCGGCCACTAGCAGCCATCCGCCTAGCAAGCGCCAGCGTCCCAACAACGACCAGCTCTCAGAAGGCCCCGCCACCACTGATGCGATAGAGCAGGCCCAGGCTATCGATCCCGGCGAGCCTAGTGATACCACCGAAGCCAGTGATCACATCGCCGAAAGAGTCACCCGCAAGAGCAGCCGCAAGGCCACGGTCGGCCAGAACAATGGCAGTGAAGACGGAGAGACGGGTGGTTACCCAATAATATCCAAGGGCCCGGCCATGGCACCACCGCCCATTGGAAAGCTTACCCATCCCGTGGGATACAAGACGAACCCTCCTCCCGTGGGTAGGCCAGTCAGAGTATATGCGGATGGTGTCTTCGATCTGTTCCATCTCGG ACACATGCGCCAGCTTGAGCAAGCAAAGAAGGCCTTCCCCGAAGTCTACCTCCTTGTGGGCGTGACGGGCGATGAGGATACACACAAGCGCAAGGGTTTGACCGTTTTGTCAGGCAAGGAGCGTGCCGAGACCGTCCGGCATTGCAAGTGGGTGGATGAAGTTATCGAGGACTGCCCCTGGATTGTCACACCCGAGTTCCTCGAGGAACACAAAATTGACTATGTGGCCCATGACGACATCCCCTACGGCGCTGATGAGGGCGACGATATCTATGCGCCTATCAAGGCGGCTGGCAAGTTCCTGGTCACGCAACGGACAGAGGGTGTGAGCACCACtggcatcatcaccaa GATCGTCCGCGATTATGAAAAGTATATTGCTCGTCAATTCAAGCGCGGCGCGTCGCGTCAAGAGCTCAACGTCAGCTGGCTAAAGAAGAATGAGCTTGACCTGAAGAGGCACATCCAGGATCTGCGTGACAATATCCGCAGCAACTGGGCTACGACCGGACAGGAGCTCAGCAAGGAGCTGCGCCAGTTTTGGCCGTCTAGTCGACCCCAAAGCCCAAGCCCTTCGGGATTCCCCCGACTGCCTCCGCAGCTGTTGGCTATGGCGCAGAACGGCGGTAGCAGCGCCGATGTGTCGAATGCTACCAGTCCCAGTCCCCTTGGTCCAGCTTCAGGATCGGCGCAAGCAGGTCCCTCTAACTTGGCGCCCAAGAGCCCGACACAGGCAGCTGCGCAGGCAGCAGGAAACGTGAACGATTTCATCACGGGTTATACTCTTGGATTGGTTGGGGGTGTACGATCTTGG ATGAGCAGGACCCGCGGGCCGAGCCAGGAAGACGGTAGTCGGGCACCCAGCGATGATGACTCGGAAGAGGgtgacaaaaagaaaagtaacGAGAAGCGGAGGTCCAATGTCCCGGCTGGCTCCGGTGCGGCTTCGGCCTCGGCTTCTACCAGCCTTGCTCAGAGGCGTGTCTGA